One region of Deinococcus wulumuqiensis R12 genomic DNA includes:
- a CDS encoding heavy metal translocating P-type ATPase — protein sequence MTSSPPTSSTHLRYFVERMDCADCARTVQSALTRLPGVGAPQVNFTTQTLSLTLDEARLSRERLEQTLRSLGYPPTLQSPNPTSTAPLRYFVNNMDCADCANKVQGVVTRLPGVSEPKVNFTTQTLSLTLDEARTPRAQLEQTLRSIGYPPELQAEVNPAPGTASISAPRPARVELPWYRTSKGRNVLLTGALLALAFVFSLVAPSLAFWAYAAATAIGVWPLLLKAVATARLGEPFTINTLISVAAIGAIAIGEAAEGALVVFLFAIGELLENVAAGRARAGIQALAALAPKTALLLEGNQTREVPVEQLQVGQLVRVQPGGRVPADGTITEGDSNLDDSPVTGESVPVHKSAGDTVYAGSINTDGVLTVRVEREASDNTIARIIHLVEEAESSKAPTARFIDRFSRWYTPAAMAVAFLFAVLPPLLFGQPWNEWIYKGVALLLIACPCALVLSVPAAVTSGISAGARRGLLIKGGAALETIGSVSTVAFDKTGTLTENKPQVTDVIGLRAPEQEVVLLAAAVETGSAHPLAKAILARAQGQAVPAAQDAKAISGKAVTATVQGRALAVGSPRYAVEVASLSPDEQAQIARLEEQGKTVVVVLDGRQVLGLLAIRDEPRADAKEAVARLKGLGVRSLMLTGDNARTGNAIARDLGLDVEAELLPEDKLQRIAALKASGKVAMVGDGINDAPALAQSDVGIAMGGGTDVALETADAALLRHSVIGVAELVQLSRAVMTNIRQNVAFALGLKAIFLVTTLLGITGLWPAILSDTGATVLVTANALRLLRFKPGV from the coding sequence ATGACGAGTTCCCCTCCCACTTCCAGCACCCACCTGCGCTACTTCGTGGAACGGATGGACTGCGCCGACTGCGCCCGCACCGTACAAAGCGCCCTGACCCGGCTGCCCGGCGTGGGCGCGCCCCAGGTCAACTTCACCACCCAGACCCTCAGCCTCACCCTCGACGAGGCCCGGCTGTCCCGTGAGCGGCTGGAACAGACCCTGCGCTCCCTGGGCTACCCCCCCACGCTGCAATCCCCCAACCCCACCTCCACCGCACCGCTGCGCTACTTCGTCAACAACATGGACTGTGCCGACTGCGCCAACAAGGTTCAGGGCGTCGTCACGCGACTGCCGGGCGTCAGTGAGCCCAAGGTCAACTTCACCACCCAGACCCTCAGCCTGACCCTCGATGAGGCCCGGACCCCCAGAGCTCAGCTTGAACAGACCCTGCGCTCCATCGGGTATCCGCCGGAATTGCAGGCCGAGGTCAATCCAGCACCCGGCACGGCCTCGATCAGCGCCCCCCGACCTGCCCGCGTGGAACTGCCCTGGTACCGAACCAGCAAAGGCCGCAACGTCCTGCTCACCGGCGCCCTGCTTGCCCTGGCCTTCGTCTTCAGTCTGGTCGCGCCGTCCCTGGCGTTCTGGGCCTACGCAGCCGCCACCGCCATTGGCGTGTGGCCCCTGCTCCTCAAGGCGGTCGCCACCGCCCGCCTGGGGGAGCCGTTCACCATCAACACCCTGATCAGCGTGGCTGCCATCGGCGCCATCGCCATCGGTGAGGCCGCAGAAGGCGCCCTCGTCGTCTTCCTGTTCGCCATTGGCGAACTGCTGGAGAACGTCGCCGCCGGACGGGCGAGGGCGGGCATCCAGGCCCTCGCCGCCCTGGCACCCAAGACTGCCCTGCTGCTTGAAGGCAACCAGACCCGCGAGGTGCCCGTCGAGCAGTTGCAGGTCGGGCAGCTGGTCCGGGTGCAGCCCGGTGGCCGCGTTCCAGCCGACGGAACCATTACCGAAGGCGACTCCAACCTCGACGACTCCCCAGTGACGGGCGAGAGCGTCCCCGTCCACAAGAGCGCCGGCGACACCGTGTACGCGGGCAGCATCAACACCGACGGGGTGCTGACCGTCCGGGTGGAGAGAGAGGCTTCCGACAACACCATCGCCCGGATCATCCACCTGGTCGAAGAGGCGGAGTCCTCCAAAGCCCCCACCGCGCGCTTCATCGACCGCTTCTCCCGCTGGTACACCCCGGCGGCGATGGCCGTGGCCTTCCTGTTCGCTGTCCTCCCACCGCTGCTGTTCGGCCAGCCCTGGAACGAATGGATCTACAAAGGTGTGGCCCTGCTGCTGATCGCCTGCCCCTGTGCCCTGGTGCTGAGCGTCCCTGCTGCCGTGACCAGCGGCATCTCGGCGGGTGCCCGGCGCGGCCTGCTGATCAAGGGCGGTGCCGCGCTGGAGACCATCGGCAGTGTCTCGACGGTCGCCTTCGACAAGACCGGCACGCTGACCGAGAACAAGCCCCAGGTGACGGACGTGATCGGCCTGCGCGCTCCAGAACAAGAGGTCGTCCTGCTCGCCGCCGCCGTGGAGACGGGGAGCGCCCACCCGCTCGCCAAGGCGATCCTCGCCCGTGCCCAGGGGCAGGCCGTCCCCGCTGCTCAGGACGCCAAGGCCATCTCGGGCAAGGCCGTGACTGCCACGGTGCAGGGCCGTGCCCTCGCGGTGGGGTCCCCGCGCTACGCCGTGGAAGTGGCCTCGCTGAGTCCTGACGAGCAGGCGCAGATCGCCCGGCTGGAGGAGCAGGGCAAAACGGTGGTGGTGGTGCTCGACGGCCGCCAGGTGCTCGGTTTGCTCGCCATTCGGGACGAGCCGCGAGCGGACGCGAAAGAGGCGGTGGCCCGGCTCAAAGGTCTTGGTGTGCGCTCGCTGATGCTCACGGGCGACAACGCCCGCACCGGCAACGCCATCGCACGTGACCTGGGCCTGGACGTGGAGGCCGAGCTGCTGCCGGAAGACAAACTCCAGCGGATCGCCGCCCTGAAGGCTTCCGGCAAGGTGGCGATGGTCGGGGACGGCATCAATGATGCTCCTGCGCTCGCTCAGAGTGACGTGGGCATTGCAATGGGTGGCGGGACGGACGTAGCCCTGGAGACCGCCGACGCCGCCCTGCTGCGCCACTCGGTCATCGGGGTCGCGGAGCTGGTGCAA